A single region of the Changchengzhania lutea genome encodes:
- the fbp gene encoding class 1 fructose-bisphosphatase, with amino-acid sequence MTHKKQTLGEFIIENQASFKYSSGELSSLINSIRLAAKVVNHEVNKAGLVDIIGVAGDVNIQGEDQQKLDVYANEKFIQTLTNRNIVCGIASEEEDDFIAINSQDENHQNKYIVLIDPLDGSSNIDVNVSVGTIFSIYRRVSPVGTPVSLKDFLQKGSQQVAAGYVVYGTSTMLVYTTGDGVNGFTLNPAIGSFYLSHPNMEFPEDGNIYSVNEGNYIHFPQGVKNYIKYCQQEEGDRPYTSRYIGSLVSDFHRNMIKGGIYLYPKSSLNSNGKLRLLYECNPMAFIAEQANGKASDGFTRIMDIQPTELHERVPFICGSKNMVVKCEEFMYQNSLAQK; translated from the coding sequence ATTAGGTTGGCGGCAAAGGTTGTAAATCATGAAGTTAATAAGGCAGGCCTTGTAGACATTATTGGTGTTGCAGGGGATGTGAATATTCAAGGTGAGGATCAACAAAAATTAGATGTTTATGCGAATGAAAAATTTATTCAAACGTTAACAAATAGAAATATTGTTTGCGGAATTGCTAGTGAAGAAGAAGATGATTTTATTGCGATTAACAGTCAAGATGAAAATCACCAAAATAAATATATTGTTTTAATAGATCCTTTGGACGGTTCCTCAAATATTGATGTGAATGTGTCTGTGGGGACTATTTTTTCTATATACCGAAGAGTTTCACCTGTTGGTACTCCTGTGTCCTTAAAGGACTTTTTACAAAAAGGAAGTCAGCAAGTTGCTGCGGGCTATGTGGTTTATGGGACGTCTACCATGTTGGTTTATACAACGGGAGATGGTGTAAATGGTTTTACATTGAACCCTGCTATCGGATCCTTTTATTTATCGCATCCCAATATGGAGTTTCCAGAGGATGGAAATATATATTCGGTTAATGAAGGCAATTATATTCATTTTCCACAAGGCGTTAAAAACTACATTAAATACTGCCAGCAGGAAGAAGGTGATCGCCCATATACCTCTAGGTACATCGGATCATTAGTGTCAGATTTTCATAGAAACATGATTAAAGGGGGAATCTATTTATATCCTAAAAGTTCATTAAATTCGAATGGTAAACTACGATTGTTGTATGAATGTAATCCCATGGCATTCATTGCTGAACAGGCTAACGGAAAGGCCAGTGATGGATTTACCAGAATTATGGATATTCAGCCCACAGAGCTTCACGAACGTGTACCATTTATCTGCGGAAGCAAAAACATGGTAGTGAAATGTGAGGAATTTATGTACCAAAATTCACTGGCTCAAAAATAA